One Thermococcus sp. MV5 genomic region harbors:
- a CDS encoding PrsW family intramembrane metalloprotease produces the protein MDILSAIVFFAYAPALGLLWYFYHEDKYEPEPKKFVIATFILGATLSVGVAMVLEAFLVEGEFGYALLPATAFSMALIAGIVEEPAKALAIRLPFKAGQMDGIMDGVVYGVAAGLGFAATENFLYGIGLGVGATIVRGFLTPFAHATWSAIIGVGYGLRAEGKIQTLSSYFALAILLHFLWDYFAFLSITIPSYYIFTILLIFINIALVRYFIILGQREDLEKVWLYWFVGGKKT, from the coding sequence ATGGATATTCTTAGTGCGATAGTCTTCTTTGCTTATGCTCCTGCCCTTGGATTATTGTGGTATTTCTATCACGAGGATAAATACGAACCAGAGCCCAAAAAATTCGTAATTGCCACGTTCATCCTAGGAGCGACACTTTCAGTTGGCGTTGCAATGGTTTTAGAGGCCTTCCTAGTGGAAGGTGAGTTTGGGTATGCTCTCTTACCGGCAACTGCTTTTTCCATGGCATTAATAGCAGGTATTGTAGAAGAACCAGCGAAAGCTCTGGCCATTAGACTGCCTTTCAAAGCCGGACAAATGGATGGGATTATGGACGGAGTAGTCTATGGTGTAGCTGCGGGCTTAGGTTTTGCAGCAACTGAAAACTTTTTATATGGGATTGGTCTTGGGGTTGGAGCCACTATAGTGAGGGGCTTCTTGACTCCTTTTGCTCATGCTACATGGAGCGCAATAATAGGAGTGGGTTATGGACTAAGGGCCGAAGGTAAAATTCAAACACTGTCTAGTTACTTTGCACTAGCAATATTACTTCATTTCCTTTGGGACTATTTTGCATTTCTTAGTATTACCATTCCCTCATACTATATTTTCACGATCTTGCTGATTTTCATAAATATCGCCCTAGTACGATATTTCATAATATTGGGCCAACGAGAAGACCTTGAGAAAGTATGGTTGTATTGGTTTGTAGGAGGTAAGAAAACATGA
- a CDS encoding metallophosphoesterase, translating to MKIEFLPQKAIKIKDNLIIADLHLGYEESLVQEGIYLPKAFNQMLTLLKGLVLREQPRRLIINGDLKHSFVPFRREKIEVEAFFNEILPLVREIIVVRGNHDVGILWIKSLGIEVLEEIEIGEWKVVHGHKLVEGDRFIIGHEHPSIRLRDEVGALIKVPIFLKGEDLITLPAFSPWAYGNDILREIVSPFLRNLNPTFFEVLVPLETEILSFGKLSELVEALRRM from the coding sequence ATGAAAATAGAATTTCTTCCCCAGAAAGCTATCAAAATTAAAGACAATTTGATAATAGCCGATCTTCACTTAGGTTATGAAGAGAGTTTGGTTCAAGAAGGTATCTATCTTCCAAAGGCTTTTAATCAAATGCTCACTTTGCTTAAAGGTTTAGTGTTAAGGGAACAACCCAGAAGGCTTATCATAAATGGTGATCTCAAGCACTCTTTTGTTCCATTTAGACGAGAAAAAATCGAGGTTGAGGCATTCTTTAATGAAATTTTGCCTTTAGTAAGAGAGATAATTGTAGTAAGAGGAAATCATGACGTGGGTATACTCTGGATAAAAAGCTTGGGAATTGAGGTTCTGGAGGAGATTGAGATTGGTGAATGGAAAGTTGTTCATGGTCATAAACTTGTAGAAGGTGACCGGTTTATTATAGGACATGAGCATCCGTCAATAAGGTTGCGAGATGAAGTAGGGGCCTTGATAAAGGTGCCTATTTTTTTGAAGGGTGAGGACTTAATAACCCTCCCGGCATTCTCACCTTGGGCCTATGGAAACGACATTCTCAGGGAAATAGTCTCCCCATTTTTGAGAAATCTAAATCCTACATTCTTTGAAGTACTTGTCCCTCTAGAGACAGAAATATTAAGCTTTGGAAAGCTGAGTGAGTTAGTAGAGGCCCTCCGAAGAATGTGA
- a CDS encoding OPT family oligopeptide transporter: MERYAGQTLAKREESYREVTPAAIVLGVLWGAFMAASFTYAGMIMGFTSGGSAIAAIVGWGILRGVLKKGTVVENNIVQTVASAVNISVSGVIFTIPALYIMSLHQEINTLYFFLATAAGAILGITFIIPLRKQMIEIDRLRFPTGTAVATILKTPGSGIEKARLLFFGMVLSAVIYLIQQFPIFGLPHVIPEVVDLGAALHLPEWVNLTIALSLMVFGMGLITGRNGLIVLAGGVLSYYIITPVVKSLGWIPADVQGSAISSYVYGTMTRPLGIGMLLGGSIAGLILSLPVIAVAMKSLAQASKFKDKNGHNEELPIHYLIGGAIFAFVLLLVTAYKLGNLGLGRSLLTALIGVAWIFIASLLVAMSTGMTDWSPVSGLSLVSVMILLYLTNKNVPLTVLMGATVGVAISGAADMMQDLKTGHMVGAVPSRQQKVELITGWLGPIIALTVVGLIWNAYGIGNDKVPAPQAMALKSMIEAVLGGSVPINKFIAGGLLGFLLSLSGVPGLGVLVGLSMYLPMLYVIPYGIGCVVNEVAKRKKGYEFIVEKVLPFAAGLMVGEAAMTLLFAVLTVAGVLHP, encoded by the coding sequence ATGGAGAGATATGCCGGACAAACTCTTGCAAAGAGGGAAGAAAGTTATAGAGAAGTAACACCTGCTGCAATAGTCTTAGGAGTTCTTTGGGGAGCATTCATGGCTGCAAGCTTTACTTATGCCGGTATGATTATGGGTTTTACCTCAGGAGGCTCTGCCATAGCGGCAATAGTAGGTTGGGGAATTCTTAGAGGTGTCCTAAAAAAAGGTACAGTAGTAGAGAATAATATCGTCCAGACAGTTGCCTCGGCAGTTAATATTTCAGTATCAGGTGTCATCTTTACAATCCCAGCACTTTACATAATGTCACTCCATCAAGAGATAAATACCCTGTACTTCTTCCTAGCAACTGCAGCTGGAGCCATTTTAGGTATAACATTCATAATCCCTCTTAGAAAGCAGATGATCGAAATAGACAGACTTAGGTTCCCAACAGGGACTGCAGTTGCTACTATCCTTAAGACTCCTGGAAGTGGAATAGAAAAGGCAAGGCTTTTGTTCTTTGGTATGGTTCTTAGTGCAGTAATTTACCTCATTCAGCAGTTCCCGATATTTGGGTTGCCACATGTTATACCTGAAGTTGTGGACTTAGGAGCAGCACTTCATCTCCCAGAATGGGTCAACTTAACAATTGCCCTCTCACTTATGGTATTTGGTATGGGTCTAATTACAGGAAGAAATGGACTAATAGTTCTTGCTGGTGGTGTGCTCTCCTACTACATTATAACACCAGTAGTCAAAAGCCTTGGATGGATTCCAGCAGATGTTCAAGGAAGTGCGATAAGTAGCTACGTATATGGTACAATGACAAGGCCACTAGGTATTGGAATGCTCCTTGGAGGTTCAATAGCTGGTTTGATACTTTCTCTACCTGTCATTGCAGTGGCTATGAAGAGCCTTGCACAAGCAAGCAAGTTTAAAGACAAGAACGGACACAACGAAGAACTTCCAATTCATTACTTAATTGGGGGCGCTATTTTTGCCTTTGTCTTGCTTCTAGTAACAGCTTACAAGCTTGGAAACCTAGGCCTAGGAAGAAGCCTTCTCACAGCACTCATCGGTGTTGCATGGATCTTCATTGCATCACTCCTCGTAGCAATGTCCACTGGAATGACTGACTGGAGTCCCGTTTCAGGTTTGTCTCTCGTCTCAGTTATGATACTTCTCTACCTGACCAATAAGAACGTCCCACTTACAGTCTTGATGGGTGCAACAGTTGGTGTGGCCATTTCAGGAGCCGCAGACATGATGCAAGACCTGAAGACTGGACATATGGTAGGTGCGGTTCCATCAAGGCAACAAAAGGTCGAACTCATAACTGGCTGGCTGGGCCCAATAATCGCACTAACAGTTGTTGGTCTTATTTGGAATGCCTATGGAATTGGAAACGACAAAGTCCCAGCTCCTCAGGCTATGGCCCTTAAATCAATGATAGAAGCAGTGCTTGGTGGAAGTGTACCAATAAACAAGTTTATAGCAGGTGGATTGCTTGGGTTCCTTCTATCACTTAGCGGAGTTCCCGGACTTGGCGTACTAGTAGGACTCTCAATGTACCTTCCAATGCTCTATGTCATTCCGTATGGAATTGGCTGTGTTGTGAACGAAGTTGCAAAGAGAAAGAAGGGTTACGAATTCATCGTTGAGAAGGTCCTTCCATTTGCAGCAGGTTTAATGGTTGGAGAAGCTGCTATGACATTACTATTTGCAGTGCTCACTGTAGCTGGAGTACTACACCCATGA
- a CDS encoding endonuclease/exonuclease/phosphatase family protein — protein MKLSEWEKKVLGMSVGILLASSMRIFVSGAYASLEKTFFYGIMFPSGLGIVLFLLFSFIVGKIQRKTGAIIVGIYALVSLITDATEYTHLIAALALPVALAVLKEAEIRYVLMGFVGDLALRVLAVGGEPIDFIHTRVLLVIFILALAYVLWKEEGQLKSPGFELYGFAVLINLGLVYPNAIMRYSGIKTYYLTQFVAYSFVVALAILISPYLTGKKFTPFLLIGGALTLFVQPLGIIGMPVALASALALLEGAKKSRFGILGALYFVVVSVLAIGAYVGRDIGIPFMEDHLEALITFSAIVYAFSSKSVSIKRPNTKEVAVPIVGLVIVSLLVLAAFHPSPITAEKKTEIIVWSYNLHQGFAPYKGSFNGNELINLLKTYNSDIIAAQEVVGGMIGDGYQDVPLLLSAYFGYHYEYTPAVEGTYGVATFSRWPLEIIEERNLKSIGQARPAQKVKIKSVNLTLVNVHMGLSPEERALQAEELLEVALKDPMADIILGDTNAEPGEKAIKILLNEYYDAFTERPPYTFNWGNVDIENIDYILIRKGSTLKVKDYGWLLDVEVSDHRPIYVSVSK, from the coding sequence GGAATAGTACTGTTTTTACTCTTCTCATTCATTGTTGGAAAAATACAAAGGAAAACAGGGGCAATTATAGTCGGGATTTATGCACTAGTTTCTCTTATAACCGATGCAACGGAATACACACATCTAATTGCAGCTCTTGCTCTCCCTGTAGCACTAGCTGTATTAAAAGAAGCAGAAATTAGATATGTGCTCATGGGTTTTGTAGGAGATTTAGCACTTAGAGTCTTGGCAGTGGGGGGAGAGCCTATTGATTTTATTCATACCCGAGTTTTACTTGTGATATTTATTCTAGCTCTGGCATACGTCCTCTGGAAAGAAGAGGGACAACTAAAGAGCCCCGGATTTGAACTTTATGGGTTCGCCGTGTTGATTAATCTTGGTCTTGTATATCCAAATGCAATAATGCGTTATTCTGGGATTAAAACCTATTACCTAACTCAATTTGTAGCTTATTCCTTTGTAGTGGCTCTTGCTATACTTATCTCTCCCTATCTAACAGGGAAAAAATTTACGCCATTTTTGTTGATAGGTGGTGCTCTTACACTCTTTGTACAACCTCTTGGCATTATTGGGATGCCAGTAGCCCTTGCATCTGCACTGGCTCTGCTAGAAGGGGCAAAGAAAAGCCGTTTTGGAATTTTGGGGGCTTTATATTTTGTAGTGGTCTCTGTGCTTGCTATAGGGGCATATGTTGGCAGAGATATTGGAATTCCATTTATGGAAGATCATCTTGAAGCCTTAATAACATTCAGCGCAATTGTTTATGCTTTTTCTTCAAAATCAGTGTCTATCAAAAGGCCAAATACAAAAGAAGTAGCAGTTCCTATAGTGGGCCTTGTGATTGTCTCTCTCCTTGTACTTGCCGCATTTCATCCATCACCAATAACTGCAGAGAAAAAAACCGAGATCATAGTATGGAGTTACAATCTCCATCAAGGATTCGCTCCATATAAAGGTTCTTTTAACGGAAATGAACTGATAAACCTTCTAAAAACCTACAATTCGGATATAATAGCGGCTCAAGAAGTTGTTGGAGGAATGATAGGAGATGGATACCAAGATGTTCCACTTCTTTTATCGGCATATTTTGGCTATCACTATGAGTATACACCCGCTGTCGAAGGAACATATGGCGTGGCGACATTTTCCAGATGGCCACTGGAGATTATAGAAGAAAGAAACCTCAAGAGCATTGGTCAAGCCAGACCAGCGCAAAAAGTTAAAATAAAGAGTGTTAATTTAACCCTAGTAAACGTCCATATGGGCCTCTCTCCAGAGGAGCGTGCCTTACAAGCAGAAGAACTTTTGGAAGTTGCACTGAAAGATCCGATGGCAGACATAATCTTAGGTGATACCAATGCAGAACCTGGAGAAAAAGCGATAAAAATACTTCTCAATGAGTATTACGATGCATTTACTGAAAGGCCGCCCTACACTTTCAATTGGGGCAATGTGGATATAGAGAACATTGATTATATCCTCATAAGGAAGGGGAGTACTCTGAAAGTTAAAGACTATGGATGGCTCCTAGATGTTGAGGTCTCGGATCACCGTCCAATTTATGTCTCAGTTTCAAAATGA
- a CDS encoding glycerophosphodiester phosphodiesterase family protein, translating into MFRWDVERILVLTHRDSIGKYPENGLLAFVEAVKAGADEVELDVWLTKGRKKN; encoded by the coding sequence ATGTTCAGATGGGATGTGGAAAGGATATTGGTTCTCACCCATAGAGATTCAATCGGAAAATATCCAGAAAATGGCCTCTTGGCTTTTGTTGAAGCTGTTAAAGCAGGGGCAGATGAAGTAGAACTTGATGTATGGTTAACAAAGGGCAGAAAGAAGAATTAG
- a CDS encoding cell division protein, with protein MKKFIGNIMLTVGLVGGAIASARNPPVWAALGGSLAIMGVGILARRQGEKEELHKSAAQGKGGKEELKRTLENAIAEIEKIMEEKEKDLEKAREHLGKILEALETFAEKAQPLRIEGIRFYGEVMTSFSKAERHLNRAWSAYADGYVKEGDIYLESGYSQLKETSKILSSKV; from the coding sequence ATGAAAAAATTTATCGGAAATATAATGCTCACAGTTGGGCTGGTTGGGGGAGCTATAGCCTCAGCTAGAAATCCACCAGTTTGGGCTGCACTTGGAGGTAGTTTGGCTATCATGGGAGTTGGAATATTGGCTAGAAGACAAGGAGAAAAAGAAGAGCTCCACAAGAGTGCTGCCCAGGGCAAGGGTGGAAAAGAAGAACTCAAGAGAACACTGGAGAACGCTATTGCAGAAATTGAAAAAATAATGGAAGAAAAAGAGAAGGATCTAGAAAAGGCAAGAGAGCACTTAGGAAAAATCCTCGAAGCTTTGGAGACCTTTGCAGAGAAGGCCCAACCACTTAGAATTGAAGGCATTAGGTTTTATGGTGAAGTCATGACAAGCTTCAGCAAGGCGGAGAGACACTTAAACAGAGCATGGAGCGCCTATGCTGATGGATACGTAAAGGAAGGAGATATCTATCTTGAGTCTGGATACTCCCAGCTTAAAGAGACCTCAAAAATTTTAAGCTCCAAAGTTTGA
- a CDS encoding ParA family protein, translating into MPVISIANQKGGVGKSTTAINLSAALALKGKKVLLVDMDPQGATTIGLGLREATPTIYNVIIDEAEIEEAIIETSIDGLHLIPSNIALSGAEIELSSQIGREYILRNKLAQIRSLYDYVIIDTPPSLGVLTMNSLVASDEVIIPIQAEYYALEGIALLLKAIRLVRDRLGIPLEIRGFLITMFDRRTNLSKEVREEVNRTFGEKVFKTMIPRNVRLAEAPSYGKPIFLYAPDSRGAKAYIKLAEEVDGR; encoded by the coding sequence ATGCCCGTAATAAGTATTGCAAATCAGAAGGGTGGAGTGGGAAAAAGTACCACTGCAATAAATTTATCAGCAGCATTAGCCCTAAAAGGGAAAAAAGTCCTCCTCGTGGACATGGATCCACAAGGGGCTACTACTATCGGCTTGGGACTTAGGGAAGCTACACCAACAATCTATAATGTGATAATAGACGAAGCAGAAATAGAAGAAGCTATTATAGAGACATCTATAGATGGTCTTCATTTAATTCCGAGTAACATAGCGTTAAGTGGTGCTGAAATCGAGCTTAGTAGTCAAATAGGGAGGGAATATATCCTCAGAAATAAACTCGCACAAATCAGGAGCCTTTATGACTATGTAATTATTGATACACCTCCCTCATTAGGGGTACTTACGATGAATTCTTTAGTTGCAAGTGATGAGGTTATAATCCCCATACAAGCAGAATATTATGCCCTTGAAGGAATTGCACTGTTGCTAAAGGCGATAAGATTGGTTAGGGATAGGCTAGGAATCCCTCTTGAAATCAGGGGTTTTCTAATAACAATGTTTGACAGAAGAACTAACCTTTCTAAGGAAGTTAGAGAAGAAGTGAACAGAACCTTTGGAGAAAAGGTCTTCAAGACTATGATTCCTAGAAACGTTAGACTTGCAGAAGCTCCATCATATGGAAAACCCATATTCCTTTATGCTCCTGATAGCAGAGGTGCTAAGGCATATATAAAACTAGCCGAGGAGGTTGATGGGAGATGA
- the gcvPA gene encoding aminomethyl-transferring glycine dehydrogenase subunit GcvPA → MGRHYIPNSAHKEEMLKEIGFKTIEDLFSDVPKGFVKEFNLPEGKSEYEIFLEMNEILNKNKTILEMPTFLGAGAYFHYVPAHVKYLIERSEFITSYTPYQAEISQGMLQALFEYQSLVGELVGLEIVNASMYDWGTAMAEAALMSARVTKKRKFIVPAHLHPERKKVLHTYTAGPALEIEYVKWNERGQLDVEDLKEKVEGAAGVYVEVPNFFGLIEEQIKEIGEIAHDAGALFVVGVDPTILGVIKAPGDIGADIVVGEASFLGSALNFGGPRAGILAVKNEKKLIRQMPGRVIGMTKDAEGKRAFVMTLQTREQHIRRAKATSNICSNEALVAVAAAIHMATLGPKGLQQLGEIILKNTAYFKERISEVAEIPFDGINFKDVLVRFEVPYDVIHEELLKRNIHGGFYLRPHFQELGESALFAVTETTRKEWIEILIENLKEIINMARL, encoded by the coding sequence ATGGGGAGACACTATATCCCAAACTCAGCCCATAAGGAAGAGATGCTCAAAGAGATCGGGTTCAAGACTATTGAGGATCTCTTTTCAGATGTGCCTAAGGGATTCGTAAAGGAATTCAATCTTCCAGAAGGCAAAAGCGAATACGAAATCTTTCTTGAGATGAATGAGATACTCAACAAGAACAAGACTATTTTAGAGATGCCCACTTTCCTAGGTGCTGGTGCGTATTTCCACTATGTACCTGCTCACGTAAAATATCTCATTGAGAGGAGCGAATTCATAACTTCATATACTCCGTATCAAGCCGAGATAAGTCAAGGAATGCTACAGGCCCTTTTTGAATACCAGAGTCTAGTTGGAGAACTTGTTGGTCTGGAAATAGTTAATGCTTCCATGTATGATTGGGGAACAGCTATGGCTGAAGCAGCATTGATGAGTGCTCGCGTTACAAAAAAGAGAAAATTTATAGTCCCAGCACATCTCCATCCCGAAAGAAAAAAAGTTCTTCACACCTACACTGCAGGGCCGGCTCTTGAGATTGAGTATGTTAAGTGGAATGAGAGAGGACAATTAGATGTAGAAGACCTTAAAGAAAAAGTTGAAGGCGCGGCAGGGGTTTACGTTGAGGTTCCAAACTTCTTTGGATTAATTGAAGAGCAAATAAAGGAAATTGGAGAAATTGCTCATGATGCTGGGGCTTTATTTGTAGTTGGTGTTGATCCAACTATTCTTGGGGTAATTAAAGCACCAGGAGACATAGGAGCGGATATTGTTGTAGGAGAAGCATCATTTTTAGGCAGTGCCTTGAACTTTGGAGGTCCAAGGGCAGGTATTCTAGCAGTTAAAAATGAGAAGAAATTGATTAGACAAATGCCTGGAAGAGTAATAGGGATGACAAAAGACGCAGAGGGAAAGAGAGCGTTTGTCATGACCCTACAAACCAGGGAACAACACATTAGAAGGGCCAAAGCAACCTCAAATATCTGTTCAAATGAAGCCTTGGTGGCTGTTGCAGCAGCAATACATATGGCAACGCTTGGACCAAAAGGCCTACAACAACTTGGCGAGATAATTTTGAAGAATACAGCTTACTTTAAAGAGCGTATAAGTGAAGTAGCTGAGATTCCATTTGATGGTATCAATTTCAAAGATGTACTTGTTAGATTCGAGGTACCTTATGATGTAATTCATGAAGAGCTTTTAAAGAGAAACATTCACGGGGGCTTCTACCTAAGACCTCACTTCCAGGAGTTGGGGGAAAGTGCATTGTTTGCAGTAACTGAGACTACAAGAAAAGAATGGATCGAGATTCTAATCGAGAATCTAAAAGAAATAATAAACATGGCAAGGTTATGA
- a CDS encoding HAD family hydrolase has protein sequence MIIGFDFDGTIVDSYSVINEAFRRALEKHFPWLPFKGFWATVLTKVELYFERPKFGKHSGRIKQPMFFKTKFARTWFEERARLSKPIDDSKEVLKKLKEEGHIVISFSAEDFLDGMKEYRLKIGGFYELFDDIIVFGRDITLCEAFQLIRERYGDEIFIWVDDKPWRFIGRGDENTEYVWYYFPPTAKYVSEEVLNQIPHLHVIQDLWNIFDVVRRIRQKRGV, from the coding sequence ATGATAATTGGCTTTGACTTTGATGGTACAATTGTTGACAGTTATTCTGTTATAAATGAAGCCTTTAGAAGGGCCCTAGAGAAGCATTTTCCTTGGCTTCCATTCAAAGGCTTTTGGGCTACTGTACTTACCAAAGTAGAACTTTACTTTGAAAGGCCTAAATTTGGAAAACATTCTGGCAGAATAAAACAACCAATGTTTTTTAAAACTAAATTTGCGCGTACATGGTTCGAAGAGAGGGCTAGGCTTTCAAAACCTATAGATGACTCAAAAGAAGTTTTAAAGAAACTTAAAGAAGAAGGACACATAGTTATTTCCTTCTCTGCTGAAGACTTTTTAGATGGAATGAAAGAGTATAGACTGAAAATTGGTGGTTTTTATGAGCTTTTTGACGATATAATAGTCTTTGGAAGAGACATAACCCTTTGTGAAGCGTTCCAGCTTATTAGGGAGAGGTATGGGGATGAAATATTTATATGGGTGGATGATAAGCCATGGAGATTTATAGGCCGTGGAGATGAGAATACTGAGTATGTGTGGTATTATTTCCCTCCTACAGCAAAATATGTAAGTGAAGAGGTTTTAAATCAAATTCCTCATCTCCATGTAATCCAAGATCTCTGGAATATTTTTGATGTAGTACGACGAATAAGGCAAAAGAGAGGTGTTTAA